The following coding sequences are from one Musa acuminata AAA Group cultivar baxijiao chromosome BXJ1-6, Cavendish_Baxijiao_AAA, whole genome shotgun sequence window:
- the LOC103988172 gene encoding polyadenylation and cleavage factor homolog 4 isoform X4, with product MRHLFGTWSQVFPSKILQKIEDELRFSPSESKRSSGITSTRQSKPPSPHRSRGIHVNPKYLEARHQFEQSAVGIPHTSVSSSLHVYEQKPSKQYSESDFDLPELLPQDLGTSGEGPPQTAIVHASSMIGAGGSMPHLKNKISLSSSPPRIGVRRHVSPPNMRFYNGISARKIGGMASPSHSGFVYGPGRVSDPNSRADRSRPSNEDPYHVEVSMPHNHKYGYGKQHPRDLIDAYGNPRGRVSSYEKFPKVQRLDVNGIASEAATRKWKNSDEEEYVWESMSPTLADQSRRNSLPPFGPSSGSFSNRTGISISNPAMLETDFQRHSWPVQTQSHPGSMMKYLDGTTSQTGSPPHHQKSNRTRDSGKFSCMFPQSSRQSLSPRSRSTALALGGVAPSIGQKLPVAHDSLPDIELPLRSLSNAHDDPLKINTAVIDRQSTLRPYSPPQDMLPSAYKSQSLPFLSIPPNQKLVNGQLDISEPNKLLMNQGADPRIFVPEKQYDIVDKYSSESVKFLHFPYQPPSNTHLNQLSQVQGISMPMQTPETYGSILPPATALVSSYLIGQPVNHLQTLGTGVSVVSVLPCSSFATPSVAVHRTIDTSLHLHGSLLPPLPPGPRPASSQMGPTPQTMSSSISSSPASAYSGLIGSLMEQGLISLKPSVQSQETLGIEFDIELLKVRHESAINALYDDLPRKCATCGLRFKGQEEHSSHMDWHVTKNRISKNRKQKPSRKWYVSAKEWLSGAEILGNDVVPGFLPTESVSEKKEDIEVAVPADENQNVCALCGELFEDFYSDETEEWMYKGAVYLIAPDGYIEGLDRSQLGPIVHAKCRSESNECSVQA from the exons ATGCGTCACCTCTTTGGGACCTGGTCACAAGTCTTCCCCAGTAAAATACTTCAAAAGATTGAGGATGAACTTCGATTTTCTCCATCTGAGAGTAAGAGATCATCAGGGATCACAAGTACCAGGCAATCAAAACCTCCATCTCCTCATCGCTCTCGTGGTATTCATGTAAATCCAAAGTACTTGGAAGCACGACATCAATTTGAACAATCTGCTGTG GGTATACCACATACAAGTGTTTCTTCTAGTTTACACGTTTATGAGCAGAAACCCTCCAAACAGTACAGTGAATCTGATTTTGATCTACCTGAATTGCTACCCCAGGACCTTGGGACATCGGGGGAAGGTCCACCTCAAACTGCAATCGTGCATGCGTCCTCAATGATTGGAGCAGGAGGGTCAATGCCTCATTTGAAGAACAAGATATCACTGTCATCATCTCCTCCAAGAATTGGTGTGAGAAGGCATGTTTCACCACCTAATATGAGATTTTATAATGGTATTTCTGCTAGGAAGATTGGTGGAATGGCTTCTCCATCTCATTCTGGATTTGTGTATGGACCTGGCAGAGTTAGTGATCCTAATAGTCGGGCTGACAGGAGCAGGCCATCCAATGAAGATCCTTATCATGTAGAAGTGTCCATGCCGCACAACCATAAATATGGATATGGCAAACAGCACCCAAGAGACTTGATTGATGCATATGGAAATCCTAGAGGAAGAGTTTCTTCCTATGAGAAGTTTCCAAAGGTTCAACGTCTTGATGTGAATGGCATAGCCAGTGAAGCAGCCACCAGAAAATGGAAGAACTCTGATGAAGAGGAGTATGTCTGGGAGAGTATGAGTCCAACTTTAGCTGATCAGAGCAGAAGGAATAGCCTGCCACCATTTGGACCTAGTTCTGGAAGCTTTAGCAACCGAACTGGTATATCCATATCTAATCCTGCAATGCTGGAAACAGATTTTCAAAGGCACAGTTGGCCTGTCCAAACCCAG TCTCATCCTGGATCAATGATGAAGTATCTGGATGGTACAACAAGTCAGACTGGGTCCCCCCCTCACCATCAGAAGTCGAACCGTACTCGAGATTCTGGAAAGTTTAGTTGTATGTTCCCACAGTCTTCGCGGCAGAGCCTTAGCCCAAGATCACGTAGCACGGCTCTTGCATTAGGGGGAGTGGCACCTTCTATTGGTCAGAAACTCCCTGTAGCACATGATAGCTTGCCTGACATAGAACTACCACTCCGGAGCTTATCAAATGCTCATGATGATCCTTTGAAAATAAACACAGCCGTGATAGATAGGCAATCAACGCTAAGACCATATTCACCTCCTCAAGATATGTTGCCTTCTGCTTATAAATCTCAGTCACTGCCTTTTCTCTCCATACCTCCAAATCAAAAGCTGGTCAATGGTCAACTTGATATTTCTGAACCTAATAAGTTGCTAATGAACCAAGGAGCCGACCCACGTATATTTGTGCCTGAGAAGCAATATGATATTGTTGATAAGTATAGTTCAGAGTCAGTTAAATTTCTCCATTTTCCCTACCAACCTCCTAGTAACACGCATCTGAATCAGCTAAGTCAGGTACAAGGAATTTCTATGCCAATGCAGACTCCAGAGACTTATGGGAGTATTCTCCCACCTGCAACAGCCCTGGTTTCATCTTATTTAATTGGCCAGCCTGTAAATCACTTGCAAACATTAGGAACTGGGGTTTCTGTGGTTTCTGTTTTGCCATGTTCTTCATTTGCCACACCTTCTGTTGCAGTGCACAGAACAATTGATACATCATTACATTTACATGGTAGCCTTTTGCCACCTTTGCCTCCTGGACCACGTCCTGCCTCATCACAAATGGGACCTACCCCTCAAACTATGAGTTCCTCGATATCTAGCTCTCCTGCAAGTGCTTATTCAGGCCTTATTGGTAGTCTCATGGAACAAGGGTTGATATCATTGAAGCCATCTGTCCAAAGCCAG GAAACTTTGGGAATTGAATTTGATATTGAACTTCTTAAGGTGAGGCATGAGTCTGCAATTAATGCTTTGTATGATGACCTTCCAAGGAAATGTGCAACTTGTGGCCTACGTTTCAAGGGCCAAGAAGAGCACAGTAGTCACATGGATTGGCATGTAACGAAAAACCGGATATCAAAGAACCGTAAACAAAAGCCCTCTCGCAAATGGTACGTGAGTGCAAAGGAATGGCTAAGTGGTGCAGAAATACTAGGAAACGATGTTGTTCCTGGGTTTTTGCCTACTGAATCAGTTTCAGAAAAAAAGGAAGACATAGAGGTGGCAGTTCCTGCAGACGAAAATCAAAATGTTTGTGCATTATGCGGGGAGCTTTTTGAGGATTTTTACAGTGATGAGACAGAGGAATGGATGTATAAGGGGGCAGTTTATTTGATTGCTCCAGATGGATATATTGAAGGTTTAGATAGGTCTCAGCTAGGTCCTATTGTCCATGCCAAGTGCAGGTCTGAGTCTAATGAATGTTCTGTACAAGCATGA